The proteins below come from a single Streptomyces sp. B3I8 genomic window:
- a CDS encoding thiamine ABC transporter substrate binding subunit: protein MVAVVVGLGLLTLSACGSSSGGGDSASGGSRTVTLVSHDSWAVSKNVLKDFEKKSGYKVKVLKDGDAGQAVNKAILTKDNPQGDVFFGVDNTLLSRALDNGLFQPYEAKGLDKVGAAYRLDGKHRVTPIDYGDICVNYDKAYFRAHKLAPPTSFADLADPRYKNLLVTENAATSSPGLGFLLGTAAQYGDGRQDYWKKLKANGVKVVDGWEQAYNEEFSGSAGGKKAKGDRPLVVSYASSPPAEVVYADPQPKTAPTGVADGTCFRQIEFAGLLNHAHNTKGGKALLDFLLTKEFQQDMPLNMFVYPVVDGATVPEAFAEFGPAAKNPKTMAPGQIADHRDEWVKSWTSLVLK, encoded by the coding sequence ATGGTGGCCGTCGTCGTCGGCCTCGGCCTTCTCACGCTGTCCGCGTGCGGCTCGTCGTCCGGAGGCGGCGACTCCGCGTCCGGCGGCTCCAGGACCGTCACCCTCGTCAGCCACGACTCGTGGGCCGTCTCCAAGAACGTGCTCAAGGACTTCGAGAAGAAGTCCGGCTACAAGGTCAAGGTCCTCAAGGACGGCGACGCCGGGCAGGCCGTCAACAAGGCGATCCTCACCAAGGACAACCCGCAGGGCGACGTCTTCTTCGGCGTCGACAACACCCTGCTCTCCCGCGCCCTCGACAACGGCCTGTTCCAGCCCTACGAGGCCAAGGGGCTCGACAAGGTCGGCGCCGCCTACCGGCTCGACGGCAAGCACCGGGTCACGCCCATCGACTACGGCGACATCTGCGTCAACTACGACAAGGCGTACTTCCGGGCGCACAAGCTGGCCCCGCCCACCTCCTTCGCCGACCTCGCCGACCCGCGCTACAAGAACCTCCTCGTCACCGAGAACGCCGCGACCTCCTCGCCCGGCCTCGGCTTCCTCCTCGGCACCGCCGCCCAGTACGGCGACGGCCGGCAGGACTACTGGAAGAAGCTCAAGGCCAACGGCGTCAAGGTCGTCGACGGCTGGGAGCAGGCATACAACGAGGAGTTCTCCGGTTCGGCCGGCGGCAAGAAGGCCAAGGGGGACCGCCCGCTCGTCGTGTCCTACGCCTCCTCCCCGCCCGCCGAGGTCGTCTACGCCGACCCGCAGCCCAAGACCGCCCCCACCGGCGTCGCCGACGGCACCTGCTTCCGGCAGATCGAGTTCGCCGGGCTGCTGAACCACGCCCACAACACCAAGGGCGGCAAGGCACTCCTGGACTTCCTGCTCACCAAGGAGTTCCAGCAGGACATGCCGCTCAACATGTTCGTCTACCCGGTCGTCGACGGCGCCACGGTGCCCGAGGCGTTCGCCGAGTTCGGGCCCGCCGCCAAGAACCCGAAGACCATGGCACCCGGTCAAATCGCCGACCACCGCGACGAGTGGGTCAAGTCGTGGACCTCGCTCGTACTGAAGTGA
- a CDS encoding phosphatidate cytidylyltransferase codes for MNDSSWGAPPQAGYGGRSDRGPFQGAGPAGPVHDARDAHGPSQTRPMPIVPDVPAHGGEQDGRGSAAPGGPPFHHPAPPQTPYGTPPQAPYGTPPPPGAQPYPGAQSQKPEPMPEPAAAQPAPAPSSGPPQKKSAGRDLGAAIGVGVGLGAVVVASLFFVKAVFVGVVAVAVVVGLWELTSRLQERKGIRAPLVPLALGGAAMVVAGYLRGPQGAWVAMALTALAVLVWRMTQPPEDYLKDVTAGVFAAFYVPFLATFVALMLAADDGPWRVLTFLILTVVSDTGAYAVGWRFGRHKLAPRISPGKTREGLMGAIAFAMVAGALCMHFLVDDGKWWQGLLLGLAVAATATLGDLGESMIKRDLGIKDMGTLLPGHGGIMDRLDSLLPTAPVVWLLLVAFVGSG; via the coding sequence ATGAACGACTCATCCTGGGGGGCGCCGCCGCAGGCCGGGTACGGGGGGCGGTCCGACCGGGGCCCCTTCCAGGGAGCCGGCCCGGCGGGTCCCGTCCACGACGCGCGGGACGCCCACGGTCCGTCGCAGACTCGGCCCATGCCCATCGTGCCCGACGTACCCGCACACGGCGGGGAGCAGGACGGCCGGGGGTCCGCCGCACCGGGCGGCCCCCCGTTCCACCACCCGGCCCCGCCGCAGACGCCCTACGGGACCCCGCCGCAGGCGCCGTACGGGACCCCGCCGCCCCCCGGTGCCCAGCCGTACCCGGGGGCCCAGTCGCAGAAGCCGGAGCCCATGCCCGAGCCAGCCGCCGCGCAGCCGGCGCCCGCGCCCTCGTCGGGCCCGCCGCAGAAGAAGAGTGCGGGCCGTGACCTGGGCGCGGCCATAGGGGTCGGCGTCGGGCTCGGCGCGGTGGTGGTCGCGTCACTGTTCTTCGTCAAGGCCGTGTTCGTCGGCGTCGTCGCGGTCGCCGTCGTGGTGGGGTTGTGGGAGCTGACCAGCAGGCTGCAGGAGCGCAAGGGCATCCGCGCGCCCCTGGTTCCGCTGGCGCTCGGCGGGGCCGCGATGGTCGTCGCCGGCTATCTGCGGGGCCCGCAGGGCGCCTGGGTGGCGATGGCGCTCACCGCGCTCGCGGTGCTGGTGTGGCGGATGACGCAGCCGCCGGAGGACTACCTCAAGGACGTCACCGCGGGTGTGTTCGCCGCGTTCTACGTGCCGTTCCTCGCCACGTTCGTCGCCCTGATGCTGGCCGCGGACGACGGCCCCTGGCGGGTGCTGACGTTCCTGATACTGACGGTGGTCAGCGACACCGGCGCCTACGCCGTCGGCTGGCGGTTCGGCCGCCACAAGCTGGCCCCGCGGATCAGCCCCGGCAAGACCCGCGAGGGCCTGATGGGCGCTATCGCCTTCGCGATGGTGGCGGGCGCGCTGTGCATGCACTTCCTCGTCGACGACGGGAAGTGGTGGCAGGGTCTGCTGCTCGGTCTCGCGGTCGCGGCCACGGCCACGCTGGGCGACCTCGGCGAGTCCATGATCAAACGCGACCTGGGCATCAAGGACATGGGCACGCTGCTCCCGGGGCACGGGGGCATCATGGACCGCTTGGACTCGCTCCTGCCGACGGCTCCCGTGGTGTGGTTGCTGCTGGTGGCCTTCGTCGGCTCGGGTTGA
- the rlmN gene encoding 23S rRNA (adenine(2503)-C(2))-methyltransferase RlmN — translation MARPAPGELTFAAPRGAQRPPRHLADLSPAERKEAVAAIGEKPFRAKQLSQHYFARYAHDPQEWTDIPAASRPRLREALLPELMTVVRHLSTDQDTTRKTLWRLFDGTLVESVLMRYPDRVTMCISSQAGCGMNCPFCATGQAGLDRNLSTAEIVHQIVDGMRALRDGEIPGGPARLSNIVFMGMGEPLANYNRVVAAIRRLTDPEPDGLGLSQRGITVSTVGLVPAIHRFTDEGFKCRLAISLHAPDDELRDTLVPVNTRWKVREVLDAGFEYTARSGRRLSIEYALIRDINDQAWRGDRLGRLLKGRPVHVNLIPLNPTPGSKWTASRPEDEKAFVEAIAAHGVPVTVRDTRGQEIDGACGQLAATER, via the coding sequence GTGGCACGTCCAGCCCCCGGCGAACTCACCTTCGCCGCACCGCGCGGAGCGCAGCGGCCGCCGCGGCATCTCGCCGACCTGTCGCCCGCCGAGCGCAAGGAGGCCGTCGCCGCGATCGGCGAGAAGCCGTTCCGCGCCAAGCAGCTCTCCCAGCACTACTTCGCGCGGTACGCGCACGACCCGCAGGAGTGGACGGACATCCCCGCCGCCTCCCGCCCCCGGCTGCGGGAGGCGCTGCTGCCGGAGCTGATGACGGTCGTCCGGCATCTGTCGACCGACCAGGACACCACCCGCAAGACGCTGTGGCGGCTGTTCGACGGCACGCTCGTCGAGTCGGTGCTGATGCGCTACCCGGACCGGGTGACCATGTGCATCAGCTCGCAGGCGGGCTGCGGCATGAACTGCCCCTTCTGCGCCACCGGGCAGGCGGGCCTGGACCGCAACCTGTCGACCGCCGAGATCGTGCACCAGATCGTCGACGGCATGCGCGCCCTGCGCGACGGCGAGATCCCCGGCGGCCCGGCCCGGCTGTCGAACATCGTCTTCATGGGCATGGGCGAACCGCTCGCCAACTACAACCGGGTCGTCGCCGCGATCCGCCGCCTCACCGATCCCGAGCCGGACGGCCTCGGGCTGTCCCAGCGCGGCATCACCGTCTCCACGGTCGGCCTCGTCCCGGCGATCCACCGGTTCACCGACGAGGGCTTCAAGTGCCGGCTCGCGATCTCCCTGCACGCCCCCGACGACGAACTGCGTGACACCCTCGTCCCCGTCAACACGCGGTGGAAGGTGCGCGAGGTCCTCGACGCCGGCTTCGAGTACACGGCCAGGTCAGGGCGGCGGCTGTCCATCGAGTACGCCCTCATCCGCGACATCAACGACCAGGCGTGGCGCGGCGACCGGCTCGGCCGGCTGCTCAAGGGCCGCCCGGTTCACGTCAATCTGATCCCGCTCAACCCGACGCCCGGCTCGAAGTGGACCGCCTCGCGGCCCGAGGACGAGAAGGCGTTCGTCGAGGCGATCGCCGCCCACGGTGTTCCGGTGACCGTCCGGGACACCCGTGGCCAGGAGATCGACGGCGCCTGCGGTCAGCTCGCGGCCACCGAACGGTAG